Proteins found in one Gigantopelta aegis isolate Gae_Host chromosome 12, Gae_host_genome, whole genome shotgun sequence genomic segment:
- the LOC121386303 gene encoding transforming growth factor beta regulator 1-like isoform X1: protein MQSVPVPNSSVPVHKEMLTSSPKTSDETPTAITIKKPIPVVPNTLPLLSQLTSIKGPQPTGISASQIAARQLHQSLQTSGGSVAHTGHHGNIVRLSAGKTHTQEEYYRKWRRLKKVVKDIVFVNASMCDEVIRVEEKLAKAKEERRFLLRKLLQYHSVNETASTPIKQEVISTPTTSKLPVSLPILPDSTPESVVKPKPKKKVTPTTPVTSGDKKKSVVSKDSTDPAQPKPKRLKHSANKRVTIPPLTLDLMGRPLFPIVLNDLTIYSIGEIVSDRLGFHSTESIYPEGYCSTRLYASMKLDQTCLYTCKISDDGSGPIFEIAPEDWPEKRLRGQSPSECHSLLLKAINKAKGMDILPTTGRGCDFFGLTNPVIQNLIQSCPGARKCSGYKWMKFEVNKNLNIESINHGHGDPTVSFTALKSLASTAAVKSLSTHLEPSTSLRSLLTSGPFSTNKSPNLK from the exons ATGCAGTCTGTACCGGTCCCCAATTCGTCAGTGCCAGTCCACAAAGAAATGTTGACCTCTTCTCCCAAGACGTCTGACGAGACTCCCACAGCCATCACAATAAAGAAACCTATTCCA GTTGTGCCCAACACGCTACCACTGTTATCCCAGCTGACATCAATTAAAGGACCTCAGCCAACTGGCATTTCAGCAAGTCAGATTGCAGCACGTCAGTTACACCAGTCACTGCAAACATCAGG TGGTTCAGTTGCACATACTGGTCATCATGGTAACATAGTGCGACTTTCTGCCGGAAAAACCCACACTCAGGAGGAATACTACAGGAAGTGGAGGCGCCTCAAGaaagttgttaaagatattgttttt GTGAATGCCTCGATGTGTGATGAGGTGATACGAGTGGAGGAAAAACTTGCAAAAGCCAAGGAAGAAAGAAG GTTTCTCTTACGGAAACTTCTGCAGTACCATTCAGTAAATGAAACAGCATCAACTCCCATAAAACAGGAAGTGATATCGACACCAACAACGTCCAAACTGCCGGTTAGTCTTCCCATTCTGCCTGACAGTACGCCCGAGAGTGTCGTCAAGCCAAAACCCAAGAAGAAAGTCACACCCACCACTCCTGTTACTAGTGGCGACAAGAAGAAAAGTGTAGTGTCTAAGGATAGCACAG ATCCAGCTCAGCCGAAGCCTAAACGCCTGAAGCACAGTGCAAACAAACGAGTAACAATCCCACCTCTGACGCTTGACCTCATGGGCAGACCACTCTTTCCAATTGTTCTCAATGATCTCACTATCTACAGTATAGGGGAG ATTGTTTCGGATCGTCTGGGTTTCCACTCTACGGAGAGTATCTATCCCGAGGGTTACTGCAGTACTCGCCTGTACGCCAGCATGAAACTCGACCAGACATGTCTGTACACCTGCAAGATTTCAGACGATGGATCAGGGCCCATT TTTGAGATTGCCCCCGAAGACTGGCCAGAGAAACGTCTTCGAGGTCAAAGTCCATCTGAATGTCACAGTCTTCTACTCAAAGCAATTAACAAGGCAAA ggGCATGGACATTCTTCCGACAACTGGACGTGGGTGTGACTTCTTTGGCCTGACGAACCCGGTAATCCAGAATCTTATACAGAGCTGCCCGGGGGCGCGCAAGTGTTCTGGGTACAAGTGGATGAAGTTCGAGGTCAACAAGAATCTCAACATTGAGTCCATCAATCACGGCCACGGTGACCCAACTGTCAGCTTCACCGCTTTGAAAAGTTTAGCGAGTActgcag caGTGAAATCGTTGTCAACTCATTTGGAACCTTCTACAAGTTTACGGTCATTACTGACCAGTGGTCCTTTTTCTACAAACAAGAGCCCCAATCTGAAGTGA
- the LOC121386303 gene encoding transforming growth factor beta regulator 1-like isoform X3 codes for MQSVPVPNSSVPVHKEMLTSSPKTSDETPTAITIKKPIPVVPNTLPLLSQLTSIKGPQPTGISASQIAARQLHQSLQTSGGSVAHTGHHGNIVRLSAGKTHTQEEYYRKWRRLKKVVKDIVFVNASMCDEVIRVEEKLAKAKEERRFLLRKLLQYHSVNETASTPIKQEVISTPTTSKLPVSLPILPDSTPESVVKPKPKKKVTPTTPVTSGDKKKSVVSKDSTDPAQPKPKRLKHSANKRVTIPPLTLDLMGRPLFPIVLNDLTIYSIGEIVSDRLGFHSTESIYPEGYCSTRLYASMKLDQTCLYTCKISDDGSGPIFEIAPEDWPEKRLRGQSPSECHSLLLKAINKAKGMDILPTTGRGCDFFGLTNPVIQNLIQSCPGARKCSGYKWMKFEVNKNLNIESINHGHGDPTVSFTALKSLASTAVKSLSTHLEPSTSLRSLLTSGPFSTNKSPNLK; via the exons ATGCAGTCTGTACCGGTCCCCAATTCGTCAGTGCCAGTCCACAAAGAAATGTTGACCTCTTCTCCCAAGACGTCTGACGAGACTCCCACAGCCATCACAATAAAGAAACCTATTCCA GTTGTGCCCAACACGCTACCACTGTTATCCCAGCTGACATCAATTAAAGGACCTCAGCCAACTGGCATTTCAGCAAGTCAGATTGCAGCACGTCAGTTACACCAGTCACTGCAAACATCAGG TGGTTCAGTTGCACATACTGGTCATCATGGTAACATAGTGCGACTTTCTGCCGGAAAAACCCACACTCAGGAGGAATACTACAGGAAGTGGAGGCGCCTCAAGaaagttgttaaagatattgttttt GTGAATGCCTCGATGTGTGATGAGGTGATACGAGTGGAGGAAAAACTTGCAAAAGCCAAGGAAGAAAGAAG GTTTCTCTTACGGAAACTTCTGCAGTACCATTCAGTAAATGAAACAGCATCAACTCCCATAAAACAGGAAGTGATATCGACACCAACAACGTCCAAACTGCCGGTTAGTCTTCCCATTCTGCCTGACAGTACGCCCGAGAGTGTCGTCAAGCCAAAACCCAAGAAGAAAGTCACACCCACCACTCCTGTTACTAGTGGCGACAAGAAGAAAAGTGTAGTGTCTAAGGATAGCACAG ATCCAGCTCAGCCGAAGCCTAAACGCCTGAAGCACAGTGCAAACAAACGAGTAACAATCCCACCTCTGACGCTTGACCTCATGGGCAGACCACTCTTTCCAATTGTTCTCAATGATCTCACTATCTACAGTATAGGGGAG ATTGTTTCGGATCGTCTGGGTTTCCACTCTACGGAGAGTATCTATCCCGAGGGTTACTGCAGTACTCGCCTGTACGCCAGCATGAAACTCGACCAGACATGTCTGTACACCTGCAAGATTTCAGACGATGGATCAGGGCCCATT TTTGAGATTGCCCCCGAAGACTGGCCAGAGAAACGTCTTCGAGGTCAAAGTCCATCTGAATGTCACAGTCTTCTACTCAAAGCAATTAACAAGGCAAA ggGCATGGACATTCTTCCGACAACTGGACGTGGGTGTGACTTCTTTGGCCTGACGAACCCGGTAATCCAGAATCTTATACAGAGCTGCCCGGGGGCGCGCAAGTGTTCTGGGTACAAGTGGATGAAGTTCGAGGTCAACAAGAATCTCAACATTGAGTCCATCAATCACGGCCACGGTGACCCAACTGTCAGCTTCACCGCTTTGAAAAGTTTAGCGAGTActgcag TGAAATCGTTGTCAACTCATTTGGAACCTTCTACAAGTTTACGGTCATTACTGACCAGTGGTCCTTTTTCTACAAACAAGAGCCCCAATCTGAAGTGA
- the LOC121386303 gene encoding transforming growth factor beta regulator 1-like isoform X2 codes for MQSVPVPNSSVPVHKEMLTSSPKTSDETPTAITIKKPIPVVPNTLPLLSQLTSIKGPQPTGISASQIAARQLHQSLQTSGGSVAHTGHHGNIVRLSAGKTHTQEEYYRKWRRLKKVVKDIVFVNASMCDEVIRVEEKLAKAKEERRFLLRKLLQYHSVNETASTPIKQEVISTPTTSKLPVSLPILPDSTPESVVKPKPKKKVTPTTPVTSGDKKKSVVSKDSTDPAQPKPKRLKHSANKRVTIPPLTLDLMGRPLFPIVLNDLTIYSIGEIVSDRLGFHSTESIYPEGYCSTRLYASMKLDQTCLYTCKISDDGSGPIFEIAPEDWPEKRLRGQSPSECHSLLLKAINKAKGMDILPTTGRGCDFFGLTNPVIQNLIQSCPGARKCSGYKWMKFEVNKNLNIESINHGHGDPTVSFTALKSLASTAAVKSLSTHLEPSTSLRSLLTSGPFSTNKSPSLK; via the exons ATGCAGTCTGTACCGGTCCCCAATTCGTCAGTGCCAGTCCACAAAGAAATGTTGACCTCTTCTCCCAAGACGTCTGACGAGACTCCCACAGCCATCACAATAAAGAAACCTATTCCA GTTGTGCCCAACACGCTACCACTGTTATCCCAGCTGACATCAATTAAAGGACCTCAGCCAACTGGCATTTCAGCAAGTCAGATTGCAGCACGTCAGTTACACCAGTCACTGCAAACATCAGG TGGTTCAGTTGCACATACTGGTCATCATGGTAACATAGTGCGACTTTCTGCCGGAAAAACCCACACTCAGGAGGAATACTACAGGAAGTGGAGGCGCCTCAAGaaagttgttaaagatattgttttt GTGAATGCCTCGATGTGTGATGAGGTGATACGAGTGGAGGAAAAACTTGCAAAAGCCAAGGAAGAAAGAAG GTTTCTCTTACGGAAACTTCTGCAGTACCATTCAGTAAATGAAACAGCATCAACTCCCATAAAACAGGAAGTGATATCGACACCAACAACGTCCAAACTGCCGGTTAGTCTTCCCATTCTGCCTGACAGTACGCCCGAGAGTGTCGTCAAGCCAAAACCCAAGAAGAAAGTCACACCCACCACTCCTGTTACTAGTGGCGACAAGAAGAAAAGTGTAGTGTCTAAGGATAGCACAG ATCCAGCTCAGCCGAAGCCTAAACGCCTGAAGCACAGTGCAAACAAACGAGTAACAATCCCACCTCTGACGCTTGACCTCATGGGCAGACCACTCTTTCCAATTGTTCTCAATGATCTCACTATCTACAGTATAGGGGAG ATTGTTTCGGATCGTCTGGGTTTCCACTCTACGGAGAGTATCTATCCCGAGGGTTACTGCAGTACTCGCCTGTACGCCAGCATGAAACTCGACCAGACATGTCTGTACACCTGCAAGATTTCAGACGATGGATCAGGGCCCATT TTTGAGATTGCCCCCGAAGACTGGCCAGAGAAACGTCTTCGAGGTCAAAGTCCATCTGAATGTCACAGTCTTCTACTCAAAGCAATTAACAAGGCAAA ggGCATGGACATTCTTCCGACAACTGGACGTGGGTGTGACTTCTTTGGCCTGACGAACCCGGTAATCCAGAATCTTATACAGAGCTGCCCGGGGGCGCGCAAGTGTTCTGGGTACAAGTGGATGAAGTTCGAGGTCAACAAGAATCTCAACATTGAGTCCATCAATCACGGCCACGGTGACCCAACTGTCAGCTTCACCGCTTTGAAAAGTTTAGCGAGTActgcag caGTGAAATCGTTGTCAACTCATTTGGAACCTTCTACAAGTTTACGGTCATTACTGACCAGTGGTCCTT TTTCCACAAACAAGAGCCCCAGTCTGAAGTGA
- the LOC121386303 gene encoding transforming growth factor beta regulator 1-like isoform X4, whose protein sequence is MQSVPVPNSSVPVHKEMLTSSPKTSDETPTAITIKKPIPVVPNTLPLLSQLTSIKGPQPTGISASQIAARQLHQSLQTSGGSVAHTGHHGNIVRLSAGKTHTQEEYYRKWRRLKKVVKDIVFVNASMCDEVIRVEEKLAKAKEERRFLLRKLLQYHSVNETASTPIKQEVISTPTTSKLPVSLPILPDSTPESVVKPKPKKKVTPTTPVTSGDKKKSVVSKDSTDPAQPKPKRLKHSANKRVTIPPLTLDLMGRPLFPIVLNDLTIYSIGEIVSDRLGFHSTESIYPEGYCSTRLYASMKLDQTCLYTCKISDDGSGPIFEIAPEDWPEKRLRGQSPSECHSLLLKAINKAKGMDILPTTGRGCDFFGLTNPVIQNLIQSCPGARKCSGYKWMKFEVNKNLNIESINHGHGDPTVSFTALKSLASTAVKSLSTHLEPSTSLRSLLTSGPFSTNKSPSLK, encoded by the exons ATGCAGTCTGTACCGGTCCCCAATTCGTCAGTGCCAGTCCACAAAGAAATGTTGACCTCTTCTCCCAAGACGTCTGACGAGACTCCCACAGCCATCACAATAAAGAAACCTATTCCA GTTGTGCCCAACACGCTACCACTGTTATCCCAGCTGACATCAATTAAAGGACCTCAGCCAACTGGCATTTCAGCAAGTCAGATTGCAGCACGTCAGTTACACCAGTCACTGCAAACATCAGG TGGTTCAGTTGCACATACTGGTCATCATGGTAACATAGTGCGACTTTCTGCCGGAAAAACCCACACTCAGGAGGAATACTACAGGAAGTGGAGGCGCCTCAAGaaagttgttaaagatattgttttt GTGAATGCCTCGATGTGTGATGAGGTGATACGAGTGGAGGAAAAACTTGCAAAAGCCAAGGAAGAAAGAAG GTTTCTCTTACGGAAACTTCTGCAGTACCATTCAGTAAATGAAACAGCATCAACTCCCATAAAACAGGAAGTGATATCGACACCAACAACGTCCAAACTGCCGGTTAGTCTTCCCATTCTGCCTGACAGTACGCCCGAGAGTGTCGTCAAGCCAAAACCCAAGAAGAAAGTCACACCCACCACTCCTGTTACTAGTGGCGACAAGAAGAAAAGTGTAGTGTCTAAGGATAGCACAG ATCCAGCTCAGCCGAAGCCTAAACGCCTGAAGCACAGTGCAAACAAACGAGTAACAATCCCACCTCTGACGCTTGACCTCATGGGCAGACCACTCTTTCCAATTGTTCTCAATGATCTCACTATCTACAGTATAGGGGAG ATTGTTTCGGATCGTCTGGGTTTCCACTCTACGGAGAGTATCTATCCCGAGGGTTACTGCAGTACTCGCCTGTACGCCAGCATGAAACTCGACCAGACATGTCTGTACACCTGCAAGATTTCAGACGATGGATCAGGGCCCATT TTTGAGATTGCCCCCGAAGACTGGCCAGAGAAACGTCTTCGAGGTCAAAGTCCATCTGAATGTCACAGTCTTCTACTCAAAGCAATTAACAAGGCAAA ggGCATGGACATTCTTCCGACAACTGGACGTGGGTGTGACTTCTTTGGCCTGACGAACCCGGTAATCCAGAATCTTATACAGAGCTGCCCGGGGGCGCGCAAGTGTTCTGGGTACAAGTGGATGAAGTTCGAGGTCAACAAGAATCTCAACATTGAGTCCATCAATCACGGCCACGGTGACCCAACTGTCAGCTTCACCGCTTTGAAAAGTTTAGCGAGTActgcag TGAAATCGTTGTCAACTCATTTGGAACCTTCTACAAGTTTACGGTCATTACTGACCAGTGGTCCTT TTTCCACAAACAAGAGCCCCAGTCTGAAGTGA